CCAAGGAAACAAGCCTCTTAATAAAGTATGGATGATATTCACTTGAGCCTAGTTCTCTGAGGTCAGATGCTGCCAAATCCACATCTCCAGTGCTGAAGTATTCCTCAATTATGGAGACAACAGCTTTCTTGTATTCATCTAAAGGGTCTGAGACAGTTGATCCCACAAGCTGATATGGTTCCTGTTGAAAGCGAACATAAGAGAAGAGCAACATACAcagtaacaaaaaaaattactgatGTTGAAAAACCTCATTCCAGTACAGGAGTAATATTATGCTAGCACAAGTGGAAATCtttattgattatttaagaATCATTATACCCATTTTTAGAAGTTACAAATTTACTAATAAAGAAAAGAGGTATTGCTCGAGTACACATTGTGTATACATGAGAACATCTAATAAGAGAATGAAAAAGACATAAGAAGTCCTGAAAACTAGAGATGGAGCAACCAAAATGAGAACAGAATCCactaagatttaaaaaaaaatcctcaataTCCACCAACATCTTCTCCTTATATTCaactctctttccctctccaAATATACCTCGCCACTGTCGTAATTTGGGTCATTCCGATCAAGATGGGATTCACCATCAGTGTCAAGGAGTTTTCCCCATGTGCCCTTGCCACCAGCACCATCTGTAACATTagtggaaaaaaagagaagctaATTATTCTACAAGAAAAGATGCATTGAGAAATAACTAGCACCATCATATACCAATGGCAACATAAGTGAAGAATATGATAACTTAGCACCATCATATACCGATGGCAACATAAGTgaataatatgataagaaaatatGAGTTGACTAGGCAagtaaatctcatttttttttttttttttggttgggggggggggggggggcaataGTGATCCGATATCAGTAATAGAACTGCAGACAAAATCCGATCAAAAGGGAAACAAGTACAAGGAGAACCCTAATCTCTGGTAATTATGTATCAGAGTCCAGAAAAGGAAACCCTATATAAGAAGGTAAATCGAGAACTGGAGATTAAAATGATAATGGTTGAGATTATGACTCTTGCAATGGATTCAGTATACAGGAAGTACGAGTTATAATTGTTCTTCTCAGTAGGAGATGACATCTTAGTATATGAAAACAGTTATTCTTACAACCTAATTTCGAAACAAccaatgaaaagaaaaacagaacaaaTACACCATTTCAGATCTAAAACAGTTTTTAcagaatatttaaaaggaaaaaaaacacagCCAAACAAGTCCCTTACATACAGGGAACAGATGAATGTAAAAACCATTAATCAATATAAGGCACTACCATGTACCGAAAGCATGCGAAGatgaatatttaataaaaggaacgctttaaaacataatctttccGAAATACAATAAACAGAAAAAAGCTGCGCAAAACGTCTAGACGGGCATTAACAAAATAAAGACAGCAAcctatcaaaaacaaaataaagatagCAGTTGATACCGGGCCAAAAACTAggtatttgaaaaaattctccTTAATAATGAGAACATTAATTAgtgatcaaatatataaataagcaaGAAAACTACCGTCTCATTGAGTTAAGAGATACCGACCAATGAACCAGACATCATCAACGCAAAGATATACCTATCCATGCATTCCACTATAATTGTCATGTTTTTAGACGTGCATAAAGGTCATCAATCTATGAATTTATCTTAATCTACTGTTGAGCCATTTGGACCAGTTTTActtgatttgaaaataaaacGGTAGTCACGCACTAAATAAACCGTATAACTCGTTATCTCCTAGCTCAGTCAAGAAAATAGTCCACCAGCTATGCTAAATATAACTTATCCCACAAATCAAGCCCATTTGCTCAaagcaatataagataaaattatgAACGGCATCAAAGTGAATGCGTACTCACCCTTCTTCACCCGCACAAACTTCCCCGAGTGCGACCGACGCACATGCCTTACAGCAATACCAGAAGTTTGGGCCTTGCCACCAGCAGGAGCTTTTACAATGTGTTCAGAAAGTAATGATGTGGGGGATTTTGGAGAAGATGACAAACTCTCAACATTTTTGCTCGCTATTTTCAACACTTCCCGCTGTTCATTCGTCAGAAATCCCTCGTTCGACGCCATCTACACTAAAAAATGCTATACAAAAACTgaagaaaggggaaaaaagatATCTTCACAATCAGTGCTAGTACAGTGAAGCATTAAGCAGAACCTAACTGTAGACGCAATACAAGATTTGAGCGCAATAATAATGGGGGGGAAAAACACGTCCTGAAAGCCAAAGAGTCGTCTCACTCAAAAATAGAGCACGAGTTACTGTTTCCTCAAGTTCCAAACAACGAGTAATTCTAAGATTCGATACTTTATTCCATTccgttctcaattttttttcctcaaaatcCAAACAGAATATTACACCCTCAACAGTAACACACATACAGCAAGAAAGAACAAAGAAAGAACCTGCCGATCTTCGCGAAGTAAGAAAATATTGAATCCAGAAACCGAATCCGATTCTTCTGTACTTGGCCCGGATCTCGAGCCAAGACAGGAGAAGCTACCGGATCTCCCCAATCACACTCAAGAAAAAGGAAcccgaaagaagaagaagaagaagattaagGACCCTAGATCAAAGAGTTCCGGAAAGATTCTGCAGCCGGAAGATGCGTTTTTTGCTCAAGTCTCAAATCTCAATCTGTTAGAAAGAAAGAACGagcgaaagagagagaaatggatGAGACTGaatgagaaggagaagaaacaGGATCGGGACGGCGAGCTATTTAGCCTATTTATAGGGAGGCGAAGGTTACGCGTACACGTCACCAGTGGAGAGGGTATTATCGGTTAGGGTATCCACGTGGCATTGTCGCTGAAGGGTTTGCGGCGGTTTACGGCCCAGTCTTTGGGCTCCACCCGGCTTAGGGTTTTCGGCTCAGGATGAATTTACGGATCTACCCCCCTATCTTTGTTTTAAGTTCAAGCAGTCATTAATATCTATCTGAGCTGGGTGAAGTAGTCATTACAATTTGGTTGAATTTATGATTGTGATTTGCGGAAGTCCTTTGGTTTTTTTCACAGCAAGGCTTTGATAATCATTAATCAGTGAAATACAGAGTAGCCCAGAAAAGTTAAAATTGATATttctccaaaaataaataaataaataaataaatctctgTTCAAATTGTAAGTAGAAAGATCAAATATATAATGattcgtaaaaaaaaaaaaaaactttatttaaaaaaatagtgttaCTGATTTCTTTAATTCTCATCATCATTTCTTCattttatgatatgattttaaataattaaaaattatttattatattttatttataaatttattatctaatgacatattaaaataatgaaaatctatgaatagattttttatatttaaaatagtgaaaagtttataacatttttatatttttttataagtagagaAGTTTATCACATACAAAGATaaaaacaactttttttttttttaattgctattattataagagaaattttacaattataaagagatcttacaaaaattaatttataaattatcatgatttcatatgatatattatatccactttaaaaaatactaattctACCAAATATGTGTCCcgatttctcttcttttattattattattattatttatttagtgattaaagaagtattttttgtttttaaataatattttattttaaaaaaaaaatacttatgatgattaaaaaaatgcataaaaaaaaaataaaatgcactatttggatcattttttTGAGAGATTCCTTATGTAGAAGGActtatctattttaaaataaaaataattttataatttaacatattatatcaaatcatgccaatttatagatttatttttataaaatttataaaatctctttataattaaatcatttctcttattataACTATTATTGGTTTATGATGCCCAGACTATAAATCTACAGGGTTTTACCTCCCTCTCAGTGTACACATATTACGGCCTGGAATGAGAAAGTTAACCAGTTCATCTTTTGGAGATAGACATAGATCCCACAATATTTATAGTTGTCCTAATGAATTACTTTTGACAACATTAAATACTCAATGAATACTATACCATAGAACTcactccatctctctctctctctctctctctaaatcgTGCTATTAGGGAATCCAATTCAAGGATGAGAACTATTCTGCGAAGGCTCTAACAATAAAAAGATGGCCTGACTAAGCTTCTCCTCTTTTGCAGCAGCTGAGGCAGGGTCTTGACATGAAAGAAGTTCTGGAGGAGCCATTGGCCGAAAATGTGAAAGATCGATCAACCATACACATATAGCCAATGGGCTGATCTTACAAGTGGTAGCACCGAGCTCCATAGATAGCCTCATCACCGTCCACCATGATCAGAGTTATGAGTTCTTACAGGTCTTTTCTTGTTCTTCCAGaattcatctttctttctcttcttcttagCTTTTAACAAACCCAATTGGCTATTAATTATACCAAGTATAGCACTCTTGTCCTTCCTGTTCTTTGTTGCGGCTTTTACATCCAAAATTGCCCTAAGCTTCTGATAGGATCTGGCATCTGGAACTTGTCTACTCTTTACCATcattttgtgataaaaaaatGCCTTCCTGAAATCACGAACACGGACATAAGCATAGATCATGGTTGAATATGTGATAGAATCAGGTTTTAGATTCAGAGCTGCCATCTCATTCAACAGTTGCGGCAACTTTGAGTGTTGTCCTCCCCGCGCATATGCATTCATCAGCATGTTATATGTCATAACGGTTGGCTGCAATCCTATCTTCCCAAATTCAGATACGACATCCCTTGCCTCAATGTAGTGACCTTGCTTGGCAAATCCATCAAGAAGAATGTTGAATGTCACTCGAGTCCCTTCAACTTTCTCGCTGTTCATCAACTTCCATATTTTCATCAATGTCTGGGTGTCACCAGCACGCCTAAATGCATCCAGCAAAGCCGTATATGTTTCTATTGAGGGTTTTGTCCCTTCCCTTTGCATGTTCTCAAACGCAGTATAAGCTTTCTGATGCCAGCCACTGATTGAATAAGCATGGATAAGAGCGGTATAAGAATGTGAAGTAGGTTTTATACCAACTTTCTTCATCCTCAAAAATGCATCTGCAGCCATGTCACTCATCTTCTTCTGCCTCCCATATGCACTAATGAGGCATGTATATGATTTGGCATTTGGCTTCAAGCCCGTATCCTGCATTTCAATCAGGAGTTTCTCGATGATCTCAGGCTGCATTCTTCTGCTGTATGCATTCATCAGAGTGTTATATGTGGCAGACGTGGGTTTTAGCCCTCTCACTTTCATCTCAGCAAAAAGACCTTCAGCTTCTTCAATTTGATTGGATTTACCAAAAGCATCAATTAATGTGTTATACACTATGGTATTTGGGGAAATCCCTTTCCTCTCCATTTCAGCTTGAATGATAAGGGCTTGTTTCTTTAGCCCCTCGTCACAGAATGATTTAACTAGAGCTCCTAAAACCTCTATACTCCATTTGACCCCTTTTCTGTTCAATCTCTCAAAGAACTCCCACGCATCTTTTGCACTACGACCACTTTTTCTCATGATCGTTATCATAATAGAACCTGTCACATCATCTGGATGCACATTATTTGTTTCCATTGTCTCATATACCTTCCAAGCATCATCATACCTGAGATAAGTGGGCACATTTCAATAATGAGCTCTGCAAAACTGCAACACAATTTGCAAACGctttcttctatatttttttttataagttttcctgatttgaaatataaaatagatgttAAATACATGTAGAGCATCTCAAGGCATGAAccttattgaaaaaataaaagaggcaAACGCTAGATTCTCAACTCTAGATCGCCATTGGCATCGTACACTTTCCTCTATATAaaacctgtttttttttttgggttgggggGAAGAGTTGTATTAATGTTAAGATGCTACCATAAACAACTACATAATCATCTTGAATAAATCTTGATATCTAAATTATCCCCAAAAGCAACACTGAAGAGGTGCCTTATTCTGCATGAAAATGAATGGCTTATTTTTGCAACTCCTATTGTAACTAGTGTATCAGTGTCACCTAGTATTCTTAATTACTAGATACAAACACacacttccccccccccccccccccccccccccccccccaaaaaaaaagaaaggaaagtgcAACCACATAACTGGAAGGGAAAATTGCTCGAGTGCTTTTTTCATCAACAACACCTAACCAGGAGGAGAAATGAGTAAACACTGCCAAATAACATGCATATTGAGTCTCACTATTGAAAAACTCAAATATATAAACTGGAAAAGGAAACTGATCCGTCTCTCCTAGAaattaaaacaagaaagaaaaattatgccTTTTTTGCAATTACTGAAGTAGTGTATCAATGTTAGGATTGTACCATCTCCAATCTTCTTTTCCGAAACACAAAATCCCTCCAATCGTATAGATGAATCAAATCAAGTAAAGAACTTGGTCAAGCAGATAAAATGCACACAACCTAAGATGAAAAGAaccatttgaattattttatccCCTAACAAATGGCATTTCAATACGAAAGGCACAAAAATATACAGCATTTTAAACTGGTAAAAGAACTGTCATCACTGTCATAAAAAAGCCCCCATATTGTGTTGCATGCACAGCGGTATCAATGGAACCAAGCATGAACTAGATGAAACTTTGTATTCTACGGCAAAACAATAATGATATTGCATCACCGCAAATTTAATTGTCCATAATTGCCACATTTTTCTTACAAAATCATGTCTTTGTCAACGATTCACCAAAAAGTGATATTAGAGAGGAACAGCATAATGTCAGAAAAGATTAATCCTTTAACTCCTTGTTGGTATATAAATTGAGCCAAAATCGGAGGATATTACCTGCTGCACTGAAAACCTAGAAGTAATGTGGCAATTATGGACAATTAAATTTGCCAAATGATTTTGTTGATTGCAATATCTTCTTGATAAGCAAACCAACTGATAAGCATACACTGGTGAATAACATACCGCATTGACCAAAAATAATAACCGCAAGTAGTATTAAACTACAGCGGAGTACCAAGAATCCCATACCTTCGACTGCACAAAAGCCCTGAAATTGCTGCATTATAAACATGAACATCCCTGAATTCTTTCTTGGATGGTAAGTTCCTAAACAAGACCATCAACTCATCGCCCATCCCAGCTCTCCCCAATAGCGGAAACAAAATGGAACATGCCCGAGACGAAACAAGCGATGGTTCCTGCAAACTCATCCATTCATAGAAATACAAGCAGCCCCTTAGAAGACCTTCCTCACCCATCAAACCCAACACCTCCACACACTCTTTCTCGCCAAGGCTTTCCTCAAAACCCCCCAATACCTCTCCCAGAGTCGTGTTCTCCGGTAAGCCCCTCGCAATTTGAATAATCTCTCCCACAACGCCCTCCGGCAATACGCTCGAACCCGAGCTCGCAGAAtctatttgttctttttcttcaatgACAATTTTTTCAGCATCGAATTCGATTTCGGGTTCCTCTACTGATTCGATTCCGGCGGCAAGGTGCCAAGAAGAGCGGCGATTCTTTTGGAGGGAAAGTTTACCTTCGGGCTGAGGGTCTTTAATTGAATCTGCAGTGCGAGACTTGAAGAACCTCATCATTGGGTCTTCTGGGTCCTCCTccacctcttcttcttcttcatcatcatcatcatctggtGATTCtacgtcgtcttcttcttcttcttgtaatTTTTCATCTTGgagaaaagggagaaaaatGAGGGATGAGGAGTCAGAGGAGGCGGAAGTGGGTGGAGTTGCAAACAGAGAGAAGCGCTTTGGGGTTTTGGAGAGCAGTGAAATGAAAGGTTTAGGAGAGTGGTGGTACGGATGGTGAGAGTGAATGAAAGGGAATGGATGAGTCGGGTGTTGGCGTGTGAAAGACATGGCTTTGGATGGGCCTCCAGCCACTTCAGTACCAAGCTTTCGCCACCACAACAGAGTTCCTTGTTTCCTTCATTCTCTGGAGGATAAGCGGGACTAGGCAGTTCGCATCTGGCCGATACCAGACTATTATTATCTTTAACGAGCATCGTGCTTCTTCACCGGAGCAATACTTTACCTGTTTAAATGAAAACTCAATatcatacataattaaaaataataagattaaaaaaaaaatatctcatcatTATCTTGTTTTATATGATTGTATTTaataatcaaaaaaatttttttagggATTTTGTTGGGTCTACTCACGGCGAAATGTCTTGAAGGATGGTCTGATTTTAAAGTCCCAGAATACTATTTCAGTTGAAATGGCTCAAAACAGATATTTCGCACTGCAAATTTTGACACAccagaaaaatgaaataaaacttttcACCGTATTGGTGCTGCTGCCTGATAAGTGATGAGTGCTATCCATTTCGCATACAAACTAGAAATCATGAAGTGAGAATCTTGAATATTGGAACTCAACTAAACAGTTCATACCTTCAGATGCCAAGGGAAGATAGATGGACAAAAGTCACAAAACAAACGATGCACTCATTAGAATGACTCATTTGTTCAAACTGTGTACAACTTTGACAcccttcaaagttcaaaccccAAAGCTACCACTTCAacaaaaatcatatcaataatagAAATAAGCAACTCCAATCTCCCAGTTGCTTTCTTTCTTAGTATCTGTAGTGGTGGGtgttatgagtggagacaaaaAAAGTGAACAGTGAGACATGCACCGTTTCTTTCCTTAGCATATTAGGCGCCACTTACAGACACACACAATGTCTGCAGCAAGTGACGCCTCAAACTCTTCCGTAAAATACTGCACCGAAAAATGttgtaggctgctctctcctataaataggagagagctcagagAAGTGAAAAACAAAGTGTGAAgcagagagaaaacagagtgtgtgctgcgtgtgtgtgcagacagagtgtgggagagaaagaagagagaaacagagtgggtgagcagagagagatttctgtaaaaattattttcatagtgaaattacagcatctgtggacgtaggcaattgccgaaccacgttaaatttcgtctctcctatatttaaaatcatctctgtgtcagaacagctcccaacaactggtatcaaagcactggttcgagctgtccgaaaattcaagttgttcaaaatcaacttttgacaactccaTGGTGTTCCTCGCATCGAgatgaatccgttgccgcaaatggaatcgaaaacggaggtccgACGAGtctacacgcgcccctagaagatcggcgcgtgcatctgctgcaacccacGCTCCCCCACGCGCTCCGGAGGTTGAAGATGCGTGCACCACACGCGCCCACGTTCCCTCACgtgctccagaggttgaagacgcgtgaaggacacgcgcccacgcgccctcacgcaccctacagaggttcggcgcgtgtgtcacacgcgcctcactctcccccacgcgcacacagtactgtagcgcgtgtattacacgcgcccacgcgtttgcccacgcgcactgtgcagcgtgtgtatctcacgcgccagacaTATCAGAACCGTCTATTTTTCAGATCTATTTTTGgttagatctaagccattcggagttcGATTttgacgatcaaatagtgctttccaactatttggatcattctggactcatctgtacggtcgaaattttgagattcggcatcaatacattggatctgaaccatccacgtgttgcagatcattttgggctagatcacgccagttggagttccatcgtgacgatcaaatagtgctgacaaactatttggatcattccggactcgtttccagctaatttgagtgtttcggacgcaacggtgatctttgtttgtttaaatttgaactcatttgtaaagttatggctggagaagaagctaaaggtgttggtatcgagaaatttgacggtacagactttgcctactggagaatgcagatagaggatgatctctatgggaagaaactacatcttccactcctaggaagaaagccagatgacatgagtaATGAaaattggagtttccttgatagacaagtgttgggagtcattcgactaacattgtcaagatcagttgcacacaatgtgggaaaggaaaagaccacggcggatttgatgaaagctctatcagacatgtacgagcagccatcagccaataacaaagtgcatttgatgtacaagctattctacttgagaatggcagaaggaactccagttattcagcatctgaatgagttcaacaccatcatcaatcaattagcttcagtggggattgaatttgatgataaagtacgtgcactgattgctttagctcaattgccaaaaagctgggaggccatgagaacagctgttagcaattcttacggcaaaacaaagatgaagtatcaagatatccgagaccatattcttagcgaggaagttcgcagaagagatacaggagaagcatcaactttcaattctgccttaaacctcgagacgagaggtaaaggaactagtagaagttcaaatcggggcaggtcaaagtcccgaagaggcagaagtaaatctaggtccggaaaataagtacagtgctggaattgtggtaagattggccacttcaaaaataattgcaaggaagcaaagaagaagaatgagcatgactctgctaatgccacaacagaagatctccgagatgccttactcctttcagtcgataaccaaattgaatcttgagtgttagattcaggagtctcgttccacactacagcacaccgagaaatcatgcagaattatgtcactggtgatttcgggaatgtgtacttagcagatggtgaagcgttgaaaatcgaaggcatgggagatgtaccaatcaatctgcccaatggaagtgcatagttgctacagaaggtgcgacatgttcccaagctcatgaggaacctgatttctgtaggacaatttgatgctgatgggcattcggtactatttaccggtggcacgtggaagataacaagaggagctatggtagtagctcgaggcacaaaaacaggtactctatacatgacttcaagtattagagatactgttgcaattgctgatgcaaatgccaacctatggcatcaaaggcttggtcacatgagtgagaaaggaatgaaagtactataaTCCAAAGGGAaattaccaaagttggaatcaactgattttgacatgtgtgaaggttgcatttttgggaaacaaaaaaaagttagtttcctgaaaaattgtagaactccaaaatctacaaagttggagttggtgcacacagatttgtgggggccatccccagtcgcttctcttggaggatccctatactatgtttcctttattgatgactcaagcaggaaagtatgggtttattttttgaaaaataaatctgacacatttgatactttcaagaagtggagagccatggttgaaaatgaaacaggcttgaagttaaaatgtcttaggtcagacaatggaggagagtacatcgacggagggttcaaagaattctgtgctgcaaataggattagatttcagaagactattcccgagacaccgcagcagaatggcgtagctgaacgcatgaacaaaactctcaacgaacgtgccagaagcatgaggctgaattcaagattgcctgaatgtttttgggctgatgcagttaacactgcagcctatttgattaatcggggaccttcagttcccttaaagttcgatctaccagaggaagtctggagcggaaagaaggtaaatctttcccatttgaaagtttttggctgtttatcatatgttcacatagattctactgatcgtaacaagttagaagccaaatctagaaaatgttttttcatcggttatggtgatgaagaatttggctatcgattttgggatgataaaaatcgcaaaatcatcagaagtagaaatgtgatatttaatgagcagattctgtacaaagctaagtcacaagctgaatctgaAGAGCAGCCAAAGAAACTTGAGGtcgttgactttgatgttactcgagtcaacactgatcagaacgaggatcaagagaatgatgatacacagatcgaacaacgtacaccactcactgttattcgaagatcttcaaggacaatcaggccaccacaTCGGTTCTCACCATCTTTACACTACATCTtactaacagatagtggtgaaccggaaagttatgatgaagctctacgaattgaagattcgatcaagtgggagaaagccatgcaagatgagatggagtcactgatgtcaaatcagacatgggagctaactaagcttccaaaaggcaagaaggctttgcacaataaatgagtatacagaattaaagaagaacacaatggtagcaagcgctacaaagccagaatagtcgtgaaggggtttcaacaaaaagaa
This Carya illinoinensis cultivar Pawnee chromosome 11, C.illinoinensisPawnee_v1, whole genome shotgun sequence DNA region includes the following protein-coding sequences:
- the LOC122281630 gene encoding pentatricopeptide repeat-containing protein At5g50280, chloroplastic; protein product: MSFTRQHPTHPFPFIHSHHPYHHSPKPFISLLSKTPKRFSLFATPPTSASSDSSSLIFLPFLQDEKLQEEEEDDVESPDDDDDEEEEEVEEDPEDPMMRFFKSRTADSIKDPQPEGKLSLQKNRRSSWHLAAGIESVEEPEIEFDAEKIVIEEKEQIDSASSGSSVLPEGVVGEIIQIARGLPENTTLGEVLGGFEESLGEKECVEVLGLMGEEGLLRGCLYFYEWMSLQEPSLVSSRACSILFPLLGRAGMGDELMVLFRNLPSKKEFRDVHVYNAAISGLLCSRRYDDAWKVYETMETNNVHPDDVTGSIMITIMRKSGRSAKDAWEFFERLNRKGVKWSIEVLGALVKSFCDEGLKKQALIIQAEMERKGISPNTIVYNTLIDAFGKSNQIEEAEGLFAEMKVRGLKPTSATYNTLMNAYSRRMQPEIIEKLLIEMQDTGLKPNAKSYTCLISAYGRQKKMSDMAADAFLRMKKVGIKPTSHSYTALIHAYSISGWHQKAYTAFENMQREGTKPSIETYTALLDAFRRAGDTQTLMKIWKLMNSEKVEGTRVTFNILLDGFAKQGHYIEARDVVSEFGKIGLQPTVMTYNMLMNAYARGGQHSKLPQLLNEMAALNLKPDSITYSTMIYAYVRVRDFRKAFFYHKMMVKSRQVPDARSYQKLRAILDVKAATKNRKDKSAILGIINSQLGLLKAKKKRKKDEFWKNKKRPVRTHNSDHGGR